The Bacteroidota bacterium genome includes a region encoding these proteins:
- a CDS encoding cardiolipin synthase, with protein MQTAGSSYKLYDDPWKFYDAMLYDIEQAKKYVYIETYKFGSGNIGERFKNVLTAKAKQGVEIKLLIDSWGTSVSASFFEEMI; from the coding sequence ATGCAAACAGCAGGTTCTTCATATAAACTCTATGATGATCCCTGGAAATTCTATGATGCCATGCTCTACGATATTGAGCAGGCTAAAAAATATGTCTATATCGAAACGTATAAATTCGGAAGCGGAAATATTGGCGAAAGATTTAAAAATGTACTCACTGCCAAAGCCAAACAGGGAGTAGAAATAAAACTTCTGATCGACTCCTGGGGTACTTCTGTTTCAGCCTCCTTTTTTGAAGAAATGATAAA